CACCATCTGCCCTTTTTCATTTCACTGCCAAATTCAAGAACCGGAAAGGCGAAATCTTGGAAACTCATCAAACCCCTCTCTTCAGCAACACCTTGTAATCAACCAGCTGTTGATGATGACACCCTCTTGGGTTTACCATCAAAGAATGAAGTTTTGAGTGGAAATAGTAGTAGTAATTGCTATAACAAGATGTCAAGAAAGGGGAGGGTGTTTTTCTTGGATGTGAATCCATTGTGCTATAAAGGAAGCAGTCCGAGTTTGCATGCTTTTGCTCATTGgatttcccttttcttttcccaaGTCAGCCTCAATGACCCCGTCATAGCTGTAAGCCccgtctgtgtgtgtgtgtgaataaTATACTCCTGCCAATGGTGAAAAAGGTTGTATTTTGATGATCTAATATGGATACATATACAATTGCTGCTATGTATTTGTTAAGTGTGTTTCTTTGAGTACTTCCAATTTGCATAAATCATGACCATACAGATAAATGGGGCTATTGCTTTTGCTGATTGGCTTTGGCTATGTCTTAAATGGTGGTGGCAATAGAGGACTTTCTAGTTGAATGTAGTTGACAAGGATACTCTGTTAATTTAGCTTTGTTTGCAGAAAGCAATTCAGGTTTTACGATTTGGAGTTCGGTAGACCTCCATTTGGTGTTAGCTTTGATGAGTTATGAATGACCAAAGAATGATTGTGTAGGTTCTAGATGGGGAAGGAGGCAATGAGTACCGCAGGCAACTACTACCATCATATAAAGCGAATAGACGGAAAATATTGCAGTTCCCTACTGTTGAAAGGTTCCCAAAGAGTTCTTTTGGAAGATCAAAAAAACTTGTTGAAGTTCTTCAGAAATGCAATGTGCCAGTGAGTCAAACTTCAtgttcatcaaatttattgttgatttattaaaaattatgattcagCGAAAAAATGTTGAGGTGGGAGTTGCAGTTGTCTTGCCACAATATTTACTTGTAACTAGATGACGTTAACTAAAGTTTTAAGTTTTATGATCTGATGGCAGGGCAGGAGAAAATGCGTGTCATCTCCTCAAAATTTATACTTGTCTTTAAGccttttaaatttctttctgCACCCTAATACATACAAGACTCATTTAGATGGAAGAAAGGACAACGACTCATCAATATATTCATAGAAGTTATTAAAACTGTTAAGCATAAAACAAATGCTCAACATGTAACTGAGGTTATCTGGTGTCAAATTCAACACCTTGGACAAAAATGTGTAAACAAGCTTAAGTAACAATTTATGTTGCAGGATACTAGAATCAAGTAGGAATGAAGATCTTAGGCTCTGATTAAGTATTCGATGTTACAACATTAATTCACAGGTCGTGAAGATCGAAGGGCATGAAGCGGATGATGTTGTTGCCACACTTGTAGAGCAAGTTCTACTGAAGGGATATCGAGCTGTAATTGCTTCCCCTGACAAAGATTTCAAGCAACTGATATCAGAAGATGTTCAGATTGTTATACCTATGCCGGAATTGGATAGATGGTCCTTTTACACTATAAAGCACTATGTAGCTCAGTACAATTGCGACCCACAGTCTGATCTGAGCTTAAGTAAGCgtttcatttttttgctgTTTGATGTGGTAATACACATTGTTACAACTATTCATTAAGTGCATGCATGATATGCCGCAAAGTGTGAGGGTCAAGAATCTGAGCGCCATATCAAgttgtgtttttttcttctttaaacTTGCTGCAAGAAATGCCAATTTACATCTAAAGCTGTATGCTATTTCTCCCTAACATTTGCTATAATCTCTTTCTTCCAAtggtattatattttatactggCTACATTTTTCAGTGAAGTTGGGTATTAATGAATATGAGATTTAGAAGGAGCAGAATCAGCAGCATTTCTGTTTGGAagaaaagattttttattttttttctaattttggttTGACCGGACCTATGTTCGGCAGGATGCATGTTGGGTGATGAGATTGATGGTGTCCCTGGCATCCAGCATCTTGTTCCTGGTTTTGGTCGAAAGACTGCTTTAAAGCTCTTGAAAAAGCATGGGTCTCTCGAAAATTTACTTAGTGCTGCCAGTGTGAGATCAGTGGGCAGACAATATGCACAAGAAGCCCTAACAAAATATGCTGATTTTCTGCGGAGGAATTATGAAGTTCTTTCTTTAAAGAGGTAGTCACCTTGCTGTAAAAATAATGCTTCAAAAAATGTTATCCTCTGACCCTTTTTTCGTTTTCTTCCCCATATCATCTCTTTTCCCATTACTTTGCAGGGATGTAGCTGTCCACATTGAGGAGCATTGGCTGTCGAGGAGAGATCAAAGTAATGATTCAGTAATCTTATCCAGCTTTTTGGACTTTCTTAGTAAAACCCAGGATGGCAGGTGGCAAAATAGATCCCATTCAAATGGTAAGCTATCCTTTGATGATTTGGAGGACCGTCCATCCCATTCTTTTCGTAGGGGATCAATCAGTGTTATATGAAATTTCTGGCTTCTGTTGGAGGTGGTTAAATCATTGAATTACTTGGTTTGAGGTTTAAGAGATAATATTATGATCTTTTACGAAGAGGGACGTTGTCAGTCCTCGTAGATTCCATTGCCCTGATGAAAGAATAGTTTCATATCGGTTTTGAAAACCCAATTTAGAATTCTAAAAGCACATGATCCTGAAACTCTTACAACTTGGTGAATATATTGCTTTATAGGCTTGAAAGCAGTGACATAGTGGAGCTTCTATTTGGTCATTGCAAGATTAGTTCCATGTACGGCAAAGCAACAGTCCCTGCTCCagaaaatggtgaaaataaagaatcatGGCAGGGTGATCAAACCAGTAATATAAAGATTCTCCATATGTGAGCTAGTAAAAATAACTCAATCAATGTGTGTAGAGCCTGAAAAATGTATATTCGTTTTTGTCCATCAGGTACAGGTGACAACCAACGACTGCATTGTATGGCGCTCCAATAGATGTTGGAATACCTTTATCAGGTCCCCTCGAAGTCTTCCTTGCTGCAGAGCATGTCATGATCGTATGTATATATGAGAAGTTGTTGATTGAGGCTTTGGCTAACGAAAGTGTATGCAATTTAACTGCATAAGTGGTGCAGCTAAGTCGTACAATTGTAGACATTAACACAGAGCTGTTTCCAGAATTCAGACAGTTTGTATACTGAAACATATACTTGAAACTTATCTTGTACTGCAACTCGGTGTCAGTTTTAAAAAACAGTTGAAAATCTTTAATGTTGCAAGAAGATTTCTAACCAATGGATCATCCATCCACCAAATATCCATGAAGTATTTGGGGCCCATAAACTAATATTTGCAAACTTGCATAACATTTCTATCACCACTCAAGACTGGCCACAAACGCAAGGGAAAGGCCAACCACAAGGCATATATGATGTTTAAAATATCaaccacaaatatatatactggtaacataataataataataacaattattgttattgttgaaaaAGAGAACAATAACAgcaaatgaaaaaggaaattcaCAAATGGGTGCCGGTTCAACAGGATATCGGGTCCGGGTGGAGTTTGGGGTCTGATAATTTGGTAGAGATAAACCTGTGAACTTTATCCTCAGAGCAGTAAACCGAAGAATGATCCAGGCCCAGGGAACAGCGCAAGTCATTGATTCTTGATGCTTCCAAGCTTCAATTTTTGCACATATTACCAACAAGGAAGCTGAGAATTAGTGCAGCTAGACAGTGGTCGTAGAAGAGAATGCTAATCCATTGCACCTTTTCACCTCCTTCGCAACACTGTGACAGCACCACAATTCTTGTCCCAAATTTAAAGCCAAGAAGCAAGAATCAGTGGCCCATATCCTGTGCTTTCTCCATATTCCGCGGTAATGGGACGTCTCTTCGTTACCTTTCAAGAAAGCCCACAAAAAGGAAATTCAGGGTCCCGAAGCTTTCTCTTCAGGTATCACTCTATGccgtgtgtatgtgtgtgtttggggaATTGTGGGGTTGGGTAATGTTACACTAGTTCTTTCATTTCTTGTGGAGTTTTCCAGATGTATTTCACTTGGTTTTGGTCTTTGCATGTGTGATTTTTGGTTGATCTTTCATTACTTCCTTCTGCCTTGTGAAATAGTGATTTCCCAGCAAGGCTTTTGTGTTTGCTTCAAACAAGCCATATACATGTGGTGAGACAGAGTCAtaatcaagaagaaaaatggttaAGAACTGATTTGCTGGTTCAGTTCATGTTCTTGGGAGTTGAACTAagtttttgaatgattttgCTCGGATTATTGGTACATGTGATGTGCTTCCGATGAAACAGAGAATGTAAAACATAGATGCAACTTGGGGTTCTGGAGAAAGCCTAAGGCAATATTTCCTGAGCTCATTCCACTATATGAGTTGATTGAAATTCTGTTAGCCATTCGTCCAAAATTATC
The window above is part of the Sesamum indicum cultivar Zhongzhi No. 13 linkage group LG2, S_indicum_v1.0, whole genome shotgun sequence genome. Proteins encoded here:
- the LOC105176075 gene encoding uncharacterized protein LOC105176075 isoform X2; protein product: MAELLEAAISVSMASNLQTSEKSHFNFSCHYLNPSTTHHLPFFISLPNSRTGKAKSWKLIKPLSSATPCNQPAVDDDTLLGLPSKNEVLSGNSSSNCYNKMSRKGRVFFLDVNPLCYKGSSPSLHAFAHWISLFFSQVSLNDPVIAVLDGEGGNEYRRQLLPSYKANRRKILQFPTVERFPKSSFGRSKKLVEVLQKCNVPVVKIEGHEADDVVATLVEQVLLKGYRAVIASPDKDFKQLISEDVQIVIPMPELDRWSFYTIKHYVAQYNCDPQSDLSLRCMLGDEIDGVPGIQHLVPGFGRKTALKLLKKHGSLENLLSAASVRSVGRQYAQEALTKYADFLRRNYEVLSLKRDVAVHIEEHWLSRRDQSNDSVILSSFLDFLSKTQDGRWQNRSHSNGLKAVT
- the LOC105176075 gene encoding uncharacterized protein LOC105176075 isoform X1, which produces MAELLEAAISVSMASNLQTSEKSHFNFSCHYLNPSTTHHLPFFISLPNSRTGKAKSWKLIKPLSSATPCNQPAVDDDTLLGLPSKNEVLSGNSSSNCYNKMSRKGRVFFLDVNPLCYKGSSPSLHAFAHWISLFFSQVSLNDPVIAVLDGEGGNEYRRQLLPSYKANRRKILQFPTVERFPKSSFGRSKKLVEVLQKCNVPVVKIEGHEADDVVATLVEQVLLKGYRAVIASPDKDFKQLISEDVQIVIPMPELDRWSFYTIKHYVAQYNCDPQSDLSLRCMLGDEIDGVPGIQHLVPGFGRKTALKLLKKHGSLENLLSAASVRSVGRQYAQEALTKYADFLRRNYEVLSLKRDVAVHIEEHWLSRRDQSNDSVILSSFLDFLSKTQDGRWQNRSHSNGTGDNQRLHCMALQ